One Kaistella polysaccharea DNA segment encodes these proteins:
- a CDS encoding DUF2892 domain-containing protein gives MNKYLKFVIAALIIAAGVYLMMNRNIGWGIVLVILSAIPILLFFKNEYILLAFWFMRKQNMVKAAKWLSKITNYHTQLHKSQYGYFHYLQGLTLAQENPAKVEPFMKKALEYGLNMKHDRAMATLNIAAGAMQKGRRQEAQKLLEEAKRLDSAGMMTDQIKMLKDQLKMPSMQKHMHNPNMRQRGKFS, from the coding sequence ATGAATAAATACCTGAAATTTGTTATCGCAGCTCTGATCATTGCAGCCGGAGTTTATCTGATGATGAATAGAAATATTGGCTGGGGAATCGTGTTGGTTATTCTATCTGCCATCCCAATTTTGCTCTTTTTTAAGAATGAATATATTTTATTGGCCTTCTGGTTCATGCGCAAACAAAACATGGTTAAAGCTGCGAAGTGGCTTTCAAAAATCACCAATTACCACACGCAACTTCATAAATCGCAGTACGGTTATTTTCACTATTTGCAAGGTCTTACTTTAGCGCAGGAAAATCCAGCGAAAGTAGAACCTTTTATGAAAAAAGCTTTGGAATACGGTTTAAATATGAAACATGACCGCGCAATGGCCACTTTAAATATTGCAGCTGGGGCAATGCAGAAAGGCAGACGCCAGGAAGCGCAAAAACTTTTGGAAGAAGCGAAACGCCTAGACAGCGCCGGAATGATGACGGATCAAATAAAGATGCTAAAGGATCAGCTGAAAATGCCTTCTATGCAGAAACACATGCATAATCCGAATATGCGGCAGCGTGGTAAATTTTCTTAA